One genomic segment of Candidatus Paceibacterota bacterium includes these proteins:
- a CDS encoding TIGR00730 family Rossman fold protein, with the protein MEKEKNNNPEEVLEKEHAKHIKYISPLRISRIVSEFIEGFNFLNRYDKTVTFFGSSRVKPSHKYYKEAFLLSRELSKRGYTIVTGAGLGIMEAANKGAHEAGGESLGMNINLPKEQGINKYVKQSVSFRYFFIRKVMLTFASQAYIFFPGGFGTLDEFFEVVTLIQTGKVKNIPIILLHKSYWEPLLSFIDEIIYKRNRSIDKKDTKIYHLAKDTKEALTFLEKHYAQ; encoded by the coding sequence ATGGAAAAAGAAAAAAATAACAATCCTGAAGAAGTATTAGAGAAAGAACACGCAAAACACATTAAATATATTTCCCCCTTGAGGATTTCAAGAATAGTGAGCGAATTTATTGAAGGATTTAATTTTTTAAACCGTTACGATAAAACGGTTACTTTTTTCGGTTCTTCTAGAGTTAAGCCCTCTCATAAATACTATAAAGAAGCGTTTTTGCTTTCAAGGGAACTTTCAAAAAGGGGATATACAATTGTAACTGGAGCAGGACTTGGAATTATGGAGGCGGCAAACAAGGGAGCACATGAAGCTGGGGGAGAATCTTTGGGAATGAATATAAATCTTCCTAAAGAACAAGGGATAAATAAATATGTAAAACAATCTGTTTCTTTCAGGTATTTCTTTATAAGAAAAGTAATGCTAACTTTTGCTTCTCAGGCGTATATATTTTTTCCCGGGGGCTTTGGAACTCTTGATGAGTTTTTCGAAGTTGTGACGCTTATTCAAACCGGCAAAGTAAAAAATATTCCCATAATTCTTCTTCATAAAAGCTATTGGGAGCCACTTTTATCTTTTATTGACGAGATTATCTATAAAAGGAACAGATCAATAGATAAAAAAGATACAAAAATTTATCATCTTGCAAAAGATACAAAGGAAGCATTAACCTTTTTGGAAAAACATTATGCGCAGTAG
- a CDS encoding PD-(D/E)XK nuclease family protein encodes MRSRQTVWISYSALSDFEKCKRAYYYKHLYRNPKNNNRIQVVSPYLSLGTVVHETIEALASFSPKKRKEISLFQRYEEIWENYKGKKGGFISEDQEKKFKERGEEMLKRAENSNLIKNQALDTNNVFPKLSLFENIELVGSIDWIEILPSGELHIVDFKTGKNDESNNSLQLPIYVLLARNNFDKNAKKASYFYLDRDESPVFQEMGPLNFYLEEIKEKSQRILSAIKNNDFACSSGYKNCFHCREFDAVFSGAAEYVGFDDKMRKELYYIVKQENVMERISGGTFLNEFQRGIFEMRIDGKETKEISLALKSSPSIIEDEVVKIKERLKENLSNKELKAFIRKMGG; translated from the coding sequence ATGCGCAGTAGACAAACCGTTTGGATTTCTTATTCTGCTCTTTCAGATTTTGAAAAATGCAAAAGAGCTTATTATTATAAACATCTTTATAGAAACCCGAAAAATAATAACAGAATTCAAGTCGTTAGCCCTTATTTATCATTAGGGACAGTTGTTCATGAAACAATTGAAGCTCTTGCTTCTTTTTCTCCTAAAAAAAGAAAAGAAATTTCTCTTTTTCAGAGATATGAAGAAATATGGGAAAATTACAAGGGAAAAAAGGGCGGATTTATTTCCGAAGACCAGGAAAAGAAATTTAAAGAAAGAGGAGAGGAAATGCTAAAGAGAGCGGAAAATTCTAATTTGATAAAAAATCAAGCCCTTGATACCAATAATGTTTTTCCCAAACTTTCTCTTTTTGAAAACATAGAGCTTGTCGGAAGTATTGATTGGATTGAAATTCTTCCTTCAGGAGAACTTCATATAGTTGATTTTAAAACTGGCAAAAACGATGAAAGCAATAATTCTCTCCAGCTTCCAATATATGTTCTCCTTGCTAGGAATAATTTTGATAAAAACGCAAAAAAGGCCAGTTATTTCTATTTAGACAGGGACGAAAGTCCGGTTTTCCAGGAAATGGGCCCTCTTAATTTTTATCTTGAAGAAATTAAAGAAAAATCACAAAGGATTTTGAGTGCGATAAAAAATAATGACTTTGCTTGTTCTTCGGGATACAAGAATTGTTTTCATTGCAGGGAATTTGACGCTGTTTTTTCCGGGGCCGCGGAATATGTCGGATTTGACGACAAAATGAGAAAAGAACTTTACTATATTGTAAAGCAGGAAAACGTTATGGAAAGAATTTCGGGAGGAACTTTTTTAAATGAATTTCAAAGGGGTATTTTTGAAATGCGCATAGACGGTAAAGAAACAAAAGAGATAAGTTTAGCGCTTAAAAGTTCGCCTTCCATTATAGAAGACGAAGTTGTTAAAATTAAAGAAAGATTGAAAGAAAATTTAAGCAATAAAGAATTAAAGGCCTTCATTAGAAAAATGGGAGGATGA